The genomic interval GTCTGCTAGAGCATGGCCTGACCATCCTCAATGGATGAGGGCGTTCATAAAATTGCTCAGGGAAAGAGCCCCTCCTGATGGAAATTAAGATTACAAAAAATTCTATATTTTCAATGAGTTCTATGTTCCTCACTTTGATTATAAACTCATTGCAATGTACTTGTTAGTGATCTTTCCGTCCAATTGTTTTGCCTGATGCGTGAGCTCGAGTACTATTACCTTTTCATAATTTCACAATAATTGCCTGTACTGATGAGGGAGTGAAAACGTTAATTGGAGTATTCATAAAAACTGAAGCTTCACCGGCCTTTCAGACCAATAAACTCAATGTTAGAAAAGGGACTGAACAATCATCCAAAGTAACCAAGATCGTCCTTCTGAGGTTTATTTTGCAGATCCTGCTCCATTTTTTCCGTTATCTGTTCGATCTGTTTGCTCCTCTCATCGAGATCGGCTATATCGATCTTTAGGTTAAGCAAGTTTACCAGTGCCTTCACAAGGACGCGAGCCCCCTTTGGATCAGCAAAATAACCAGATGTTTCGCCCATAAGGCACGCTCCCTTAAGATCAAAAAGCTCCTTTCCCAGACCAAGAATAAGTCCCGCGGAACCAACTATACCTCCTCCGGGCTCACCCTTAGGGAAAACTACCCCTCCAGCCATGAGGGGTTTAAGCAGGCTCTCGTTAGTAATTGCACCGAGAACTCGCGGATTCTCAGGTATTTTTCCTATACTGTAGCCTCCAAGAGTATAGATCATGGAAACGTTGAGCTTCTTCGCAAGTTCAAGAATAAAATAAGATAATTCGTACTGCCCCTCCTGCGTGGTTCCCTGAAAGTCCCCAACAAGCACGAGTAGATCTTTTGTCTTAGGCATCTTTTTATAATAAAGGCTCATGCTTACAAGCCTTACAACGCTAGAATCATCCATGAATACCTGGGGAGGTAGATATTCAGAGAATATGCTGGCATATTTTTCCATTTTCAATTTCTCGACTATGTACTCCGCTGCTATCTTTCCAACATTGCCTATGCCAGGCAAACCTTCTATCAGTATTGGATTATTGAGTTTGATTTTCTTTTGCTGGTTAATTATTATCTTTTCCATTGCTATTGCCTTCCATCATCTTCAGTCTATATTTTCCAAATCGATCTATGGGGGAGTATCTTTCTGGGAGAGCCACTTCCGTTGGACCCCCGCATTTCGGACACACCAGTTCAAGGGTGTAAACTCCGCATTTACTGCATTTTCTTATCAGGGACTTCATGTGACTCTACTTATTCTCGTATAAATTTAGCGGACACGTTGTTTTTCTTCGCAGTGTCAAGTATTTTCTGAACACTCTTCTTTAACGTATCTTCTGCAGATTTATAATCTTTGTCAGTGACAGAGATCCTGTATTTCGGAGCACCAGAGTACTGTATGTTCACACTTTGTGAATTTACTGATGTTAGAGTTTTTTTTATTGATTCTATTCCATTGCTTGCAATAGAATATGCTTCCAGGTACCCTCCGATCTCAACTTCTGGTGGGACTATATTTTCCTTCGCGATCTTGATAAATGTCGTTTTCCACTTTGCCTTCACTTCTGGCAACCATTCCTCAGAAATGGCAGCATCCTCGAACGCATCGTACAGGGTAGCGTAGCGAGACCTGAGATCACCAGCAAATTCTTTCTCACATTCATCGACTGACTTCTTGAGCTGGGCAGCTACAAGCTCCAGG from Thermoplasmatales archaeon carries:
- a CDS encoding RNA-protein complex protein Nop10 codes for the protein MKSLIRKCSKCGVYTLELVCPKCGGPTEVALPERYSPIDRFGKYRLKMMEGNSNGKDNN
- a CDS encoding proteasome assembly chaperone family protein; this translates as MEKIIINQQKKIKLNNPILIEGLPGIGNVGKIAAEYIVEKLKMEKYASIFSEYLPPQVFMDDSSVVRLVSMSLYYKKMPKTKDLLVLVGDFQGTTQEGQYELSYFILELAKKLNVSMIYTLGGYSIGKIPENPRVLGAITNESLLKPLMAGGVVFPKGEPGGGIVGSAGLILGLGKELFDLKGACLMGETSGYFADPKGARVLVKALVNLLNLKIDIADLDERSKQIEQITEKMEQDLQNKPQKDDLGYFG
- a CDS encoding translation initiation factor IF-2 subunit alpha is translated as MPSELPKVGDLVVVTVLNVKNFGADVKLEEYPKVMGFVHIAEVSTGWIKHIRDYIREGQRTVCKVLNVDSNRGIVDLSLKRVNDHQKREKITEWKNDQKSEKLLELVAAQLKKSVDECEKEFAGDLRSRYATLYDAFEDAAISEEWLPEVKAKWKTTFIKIAKENIVPPEVEIGGYLEAYSIASNGIESIKKTLTSVNSQSVNIQYSGAPKYRISVTDKDYKSAEDTLKKSVQKILDTAKKNNVSAKFIRE